The genomic region TGGACACGGCGGCGATGTTGGGCGCGGTACCCGAGCGCTACGGCTGGCACGGTGGCGATGTCGACCTCGCCACCTACTTCGCGATGGCGCGCGGCACGAACACCCAACCCGCGATGGAGATGACCAAGTGGTTCGACACCAACTATCATTATATCGTTCCCGAATTCACGCCGCGCTCTGCGTTTGCGCTCTCGAGCACGAAGCTCATCGATGAGACAAAAGAGGCGCTCGCGCTCGGCATCGTCGCCAAGCCGGTGCTCGTGGGGCCCTTCACATTCTGGCGGCTAGGGAAATGGCGCGCGGAGAACGATCGAGTAAACTCGACCGCTCCAGGGGCCGCACATCTTGCGCCGCTCGAACTCATCGATCAGATGATCCCCGTCTACGCACAGGTGCTCGGGCAGCTCAAGCGCCTCGGCGTCACATGGGTTCAGATGGACGAGCCGGCGCTTGCGCTCGATCTCCGGCCGGAGTGGTTGAAGGCCGTGCGCCACGCCTATGCGACGCTCGTCGCCGAAGGCGCGCCCAATCTGCTGCTCACGACATATTTCGACGCGGTCGACGATGTGGCGGCCGAGCTGCTCGATCTGCCGGTCGGCGGCTTGCACCTCGACCTTGTGCGCGCGCCAAAGCAGCTCGCGGCGTTCGCCAAAGCATATCCCAAGGACAAGACGCTGTCCCTTGGCGTCATCGACGGCCGCAACGTGTGGCGCGCGGATCTCGACGCCGCGCTCAAGCTGGTCCAGCCGCTGGCGGATATGGGCGACCGGCTCTGGGTAGCCCCATCATGCAGCCTCTTGCACACGCCGATCGACCTCGATCAGGAGACCAAGCTCGACGCCGAGCTCAAGTCTTGGCTGGCCTTCTCAGCGCAGAAGCTGGGTGAAGTGGTGGCGCTCAAACGGGCGCTCGGCCCGCAGGCCGCAGAGGTCGCAGAGATCTTTACGGGAGCTCGCGGCGCGCGCCAGAGCCGGGCGACCTCCGCGCGCATCCACGATCCCGCCGTCGAGCGCCGCGAAGCCGCGCTGGGAGACCGCGATACGCGCCGCGCGTCGGCATTTCCGACACGGCGGCTCGCGCAACGAGCGCGGCTGGACCTGCCGATGTTCCCGACGACGACCATCGGCAGCTTCCCGCAGACCAGCGCCATCCGCGAGGCGCGCGCGAAGTTCAAGAAAGGCGAGATCGACGCGGCCGAATACGACCGCCGGATCAATTCCGAGATCGCGCACGCGGTGAGCGAACAAGAGAATATCGGACTCGACGTGCTCGTGCACGGTGAGGCCGAGCGCAACGATATGGTCGAGTATTTCGGCGAGCAGCTCAACGGCTTCGCATTCACGCAACACGGCTGGGTGCAGAGCTACGGCTCGCGCTACGTCAAACCGCCGATCATCTTCGGCGACGTCTCGCGGCCGCATCCGATGACCGTGGCCTGGAGCTCGTACGCCCAATCGTTGACGGTCAAACCGATGAAGGGCATGCTGACGGGTCCGGTCACGATCTTGCAGTGGTCGTTCGTGCGCGACGACCAGCCGCGCTCCGACACCGCGCTGCAGATCGCCCTGGCGATCCGCGACGAGGTCGTCGACCTCGAGCGCGCAGGCATCAAGGTCATCCAGATCGACGAGCCGGCTATTCGCGAAGGATTGCCGCTCAAGCGCGCGCAGTGGGCCGCATATCTGCGCTGGGCTGTCAAGGCGTTCCGTGTGGCGTCGGCCGGCGTGCGCGACGAGACGCAGATCCACACGCACATGTGCTACTCGGAGTTCAACGACATCATCGACTCCATCGCCGCGATGGATGCCGACGTGATCACCATCGAGTCGTCGCGTTCCGACATGGAGATCCTCGAGGCGTTCCGCGATTTCAAGTACCCGAACGAGATCGGCCCCGGCGTGTACGACATCCACTCACCGCGCGTGCCCAGCGCCGACGAGATGACGTCGCTGCTCGAGAAGGCGGCAGCCGTCGTGCCCGCCGATCAGCTCTGGGTCAATCCGGACTGCGGCTTGAAGACCCGGCGCTGGGAAGAGGTGGTGCCGGCGCTGACCCGCATGGTCGAAGCCGCCCAGCGCTTGCGCATGAGGTTCTCAGTCAAGGTGTGATGTTAAGCGTGCGTGGCCAGCTGAGGTGCGAGGTGCACTCCGCTTAGATCGAGACCGCGGGCCTCTGCGATCTTCAGGAAGACGGCGAAGTCGTGTGCGTCGCCTGAGAGCAGCTCTGCTCCGACGACCTTGCCGTCGCTGTCAACGTCTATGTTGACTTCACCGGCCGCGAACTCTTGAGTCGCCGCCACGAGCGAATCCGAGAATCGGAAGTACATCGGATCACCGACGACGCCGCTCCATTCAATCGCCTTGAGCGTTTGTGTCATGGGACCACCTCGGTTGCGGTTACCGTCCGCACGTAATAGATGTCCGGTGATTTGTGCCAGAACGTGACGCGTATCCTGCGGGTACCGATGACCTTGTACCTGTTGCGGCGCCCTTCCCGGGCTGGCAACTCCACGTCAGGAAATCTCAGGGCTTCGAGGACCTCGGCCTCGGATACCTCGCGTTGGCCCATGCGCTTGCGCGCGTGCGGATGATATACGATTTCCACGTGAGATCATGATATTTCTCACACGTGTGCCGCTATTTTCCGATTCGTAAACGATTTGCGATGTCTAGAAGGCGCGGTCGATGGCATCGAGCGAGGCGGGGTTCTCGAGCGCCGATAAGTCGCCCAGATCACCGAGCTTGAGATAGCGGGCGCGCGCCACGCGGCGCATCATCTTGCCGTTGCGCGTGTGCGGCAAGTCGTCGACGAACTTCACCGCCTTGGGCGCAAGCGCTTTGCCGAGATCCTCGACCACGCGTCCGTTGAGCTCGGCGCGCAGCCCCTCGCTTTCGGTGATGTTCGGCCGCAGCACGACCAGGCACACGACCGTCTCGCCCTTCAGCTCGTCCGGCACGGAGACTGCTGCCACTTCCCGTACACCTTTGTGCGCCACGATCGCGCTCTCGTACTCAGCCGGCCCGACGCGCTTGCCCGCTACGTTGATCGTGTCATCCGAGCGGCCGTGGATGTACCAAAAACCGTCGGCATCCACGCTTGCCCAATCGCCGTGCACCCATACGTCCGGGAAGCGCGACCAGTACGTCTTCAGGTAGCGCTCATCGTCGCGCCAAAAGCCTTGCGTCATCCCGGGCCATGGCTGACGGATGACCAGTTCGCCGACCTCGGATGGCGCACTGACGAGCGATCGGCCCTCGGCATCCACGACATCGGCGTCCATTCCGAACACCGGACCGTGAAACGCGCACGGCACAAGTGCGCGCACTGGGTAGCAGCCGAGGATTCCCCCGCTGATCTCGGTGCCGCCCGAATAGTTGATGATGGGTAGGCGACCGCCGCCGACGTGCTCGGAGAACCATCGATAAGGCTGCGGATTCCACGCTTCGCCAGATGATGCCAAGATCCGCAGCGACGACATATCGTGCTTGCGCGGCCACTCGTCGCCGTGCGACATCAAAGAACGGATCGCCGTCGGCGCGATCCCCAGATGCGTGACGCGATGGCGTGCCACAACCTCCCACAACCGATCCGGCGCCGGATAGTCGGGCGTGCCCTCGTACAGCATGATGCTCGCGCCCAACCCGAGCGCCCCGAGCACCAAGAACGGGCCCATCATCCAACCCATGTCGGTGAACCATAGCATGCGGTCGCCGACCTTCACGTCGAAGCACAGGTATTGATCGATCTGGACCTTGACCGGGAATCCCGCATGGCCGTGCACGGCGCCCTTCGGCCTGCCCGTGGAGCCGGACGTGTAGAGCAGCAAGTACGGGTCGTCCGAAGCGGTGTGCTCGGCTTCGATGAACGGCGTCTCGGCGGCGACCGTGTCGGCCCAATCGAGATCGCGGCCCTTCGTCCACCCGACCTTCGCGCCGGTGCGGGCGAACACCAAGACGCGCTTCACGCTCGGAACTTCGGCGAGCGCAGCGTCCGCCACAGCTTTCATGTCCACGGGTTTGCCGCGGCGCGAAACTCCGTCGGCTGTGAGCAGCACTTTGGCTTGCGCGTCCGCGAGCCGCGTGGCGAGCGCCTGAGCCCCATACCCGGAAAACGCCGGAACGGCAATAGCGCCGATGCGCCCGATCGCGAGCAGCGCGATGGCGGTCTCGGGCAACAACGGCATGAAGATGCCGACGGTATCGCCGCGCACCACACCCATGCGACGCAGCGCGCCGGCGAGCCGGCACACCTGCGCGAGCAGCTCGTCGAACGTGAAGCGGCGCACGGCGCCGTCCTCGCCCTCCCACGCCAGCGCGAGCTCGTTGCCTCGCCCCGCACGCACCCAACGGTCGAGGCAGTTGAACGACGCATTGTATCGTCCGCCCACGAACCAGCGCGCGAACGGCTTGCCCCGCGAGATGTCGAGGGTTTGGGTGTAGCGCGAGAACCAGGCGAGGTCCAGCTCGGAGACCAGCTCGTGATAGAAGCGCGAGATGTCCGTGCGCGCGTACGCCCACAGCTCTTCGAGCGTCGCGCAACCCACGCGCTTCATGAAGCGCGTGAGGTTGGCATTATTGACGAATTCGGGCGTCGGGGTCCAGACGGCGTCGTTCACGGTCGAATGGGTTCGACCGGTGCGGACCGGCCCGCCTTCACGGTCGAATAAATTCGACCGCTACATCACTGGCCGGTCTTGCCAGGGTCTCCGCCGGCCGTCGTGCCG from Candidatus Eremiobacteraceae bacterium harbors:
- the metE gene encoding 5-methyltetrahydropteroyltriglutamate--homocysteine S-methyltransferase encodes the protein MAIAHNLGFPRIGHKRELKRALEHFWSGQADATALAETAWLLRKRHWELQRDAGLDLIPAGDFSLYDHMLDTAAMLGAVPERYGWHGGDVDLATYFAMARGTNTQPAMEMTKWFDTNYHYIVPEFTPRSAFALSSTKLIDETKEALALGIVAKPVLVGPFTFWRLGKWRAENDRVNSTAPGAAHLAPLELIDQMIPVYAQVLGQLKRLGVTWVQMDEPALALDLRPEWLKAVRHAYATLVAEGAPNLLLTTYFDAVDDVAAELLDLPVGGLHLDLVRAPKQLAAFAKAYPKDKTLSLGVIDGRNVWRADLDAALKLVQPLADMGDRLWVAPSCSLLHTPIDLDQETKLDAELKSWLAFSAQKLGEVVALKRALGPQAAEVAEIFTGARGARQSRATSARIHDPAVERREAALGDRDTRRASAFPTRRLAQRARLDLPMFPTTTIGSFPQTSAIREARAKFKKGEIDAAEYDRRINSEIAHAVSEQENIGLDVLVHGEAERNDMVEYFGEQLNGFAFTQHGWVQSYGSRYVKPPIIFGDVSRPHPMTVAWSSYAQSLTVKPMKGMLTGPVTILQWSFVRDDQPRSDTALQIALAIRDEVVDLERAGIKVIQIDEPAIREGLPLKRAQWAAYLRWAVKAFRVASAGVRDETQIHTHMCYSEFNDIIDSIAAMDADVITIESSRSDMEILEAFRDFKYPNEIGPGVYDIHSPRVPSADEMTSLLEKAAAVVPADQLWVNPDCGLKTRRWEEVVPALTRMVEAAQRLRMRFSVKV
- a CDS encoding DUF2283 domain-containing protein; translation: MTQTLKAIEWSGVVGDPMYFRFSDSLVAATQEFAAGEVNIDVDSDGKVVGAELLSGDAHDFAVFLKIAEARGLDLSGVHLAPQLATHA
- a CDS encoding AMP-binding protein, with product MNDAVWTPTPEFVNNANLTRFMKRVGCATLEELWAYARTDISRFYHELVSELDLAWFSRYTQTLDISRGKPFARWFVGGRYNASFNCLDRWVRAGRGNELALAWEGEDGAVRRFTFDELLAQVCRLAGALRRMGVVRGDTVGIFMPLLPETAIALLAIGRIGAIAVPAFSGYGAQALATRLADAQAKVLLTADGVSRRGKPVDMKAVADAALAEVPSVKRVLVFARTGAKVGWTKGRDLDWADTVAAETPFIEAEHTASDDPYLLLYTSGSTGRPKGAVHGHAGFPVKVQIDQYLCFDVKVGDRMLWFTDMGWMMGPFLVLGALGLGASIMLYEGTPDYPAPDRLWEVVARHRVTHLGIAPTAIRSLMSHGDEWPRKHDMSSLRILASSGEAWNPQPYRWFSEHVGGGRLPIINYSGGTEISGGILGCYPVRALVPCAFHGPVFGMDADVVDAEGRSLVSAPSEVGELVIRQPWPGMTQGFWRDDERYLKTYWSRFPDVWVHGDWASVDADGFWYIHGRSDDTINVAGKRVGPAEYESAIVAHKGVREVAAVSVPDELKGETVVCLVVLRPNITESEGLRAELNGRVVEDLGKALAPKAVKFVDDLPHTRNGKMMRRVARARYLKLGDLGDLSALENPASLDAIDRAF